A genomic region of Synechococcus sp. NOUM97013 contains the following coding sequences:
- a CDS encoding amino acid ABC transporter substrate-binding protein, whose protein sequence is MTARRQVISLLSALLALGGCATLGEGGASRLDQIRNRGELRCGVSGKIPGFSFLQRDGRYAGLDVDLCKAFAAAFVGDGGKVQYRPLTAPERFTALRTGEIDLLSRNTTFNLSRDAAGGNGVSFAPVVFHDGQGLLVRRESGIRSLEDLGGQTICVGSGTTTEQNLNDAFQARGLPYTPIKYQDLNQVVAGYLQSRCSAFTSDRSQLASARSGFERPDDHVILPDVLSKEPLAPLSSGGDQRLADAMRWVVFGLITAEEMGITQANVNATLEKATDNPDLTRIRRFLGVEGDLGSKLGLPDDFMVQVIRTTGNYGEIYNRHLGPDSVVPIPRGLNNLSSQGGVLTAPPFQ, encoded by the coding sequence ATGACAGCGCGACGACAGGTGATTTCTCTGCTGAGCGCCCTACTCGCCCTCGGTGGTTGCGCAACGCTCGGGGAAGGCGGCGCTTCAAGGCTCGATCAGATCCGCAACCGAGGCGAACTGCGCTGCGGCGTCAGCGGCAAGATTCCTGGATTCAGCTTTCTGCAGCGCGATGGCCGCTACGCCGGGCTCGATGTGGATCTATGCAAGGCCTTCGCAGCCGCGTTTGTCGGTGATGGCGGCAAGGTTCAATATCGCCCCCTGACGGCACCGGAGCGGTTCACGGCCCTGCGGACGGGCGAAATCGATCTGTTGTCACGCAACACAACCTTCAACCTCAGCCGTGATGCGGCCGGTGGCAATGGCGTGAGCTTTGCTCCGGTGGTGTTTCATGACGGCCAAGGCCTGCTGGTTCGTCGCGAAAGCGGCATCCGCAGCCTTGAGGATCTTGGTGGACAGACCATCTGTGTGGGATCTGGCACCACCACAGAGCAGAACCTCAACGATGCCTTTCAAGCGCGGGGATTGCCTTACACCCCGATCAAATATCAAGACCTGAATCAGGTGGTGGCGGGCTACCTGCAAAGTCGATGCAGCGCCTTCACCTCAGACCGATCCCAGCTGGCTTCGGCCCGCTCCGGCTTCGAACGTCCCGACGATCACGTGATCCTTCCCGACGTGCTGAGCAAAGAACCCCTGGCACCCCTTTCCTCCGGGGGGGATCAACGCCTTGCCGATGCCATGCGCTGGGTGGTGTTTGGCCTGATCACGGCTGAAGAGATGGGAATCACTCAGGCCAATGTGAACGCGACACTGGAGAAAGCCACCGACAATCCTGATCTCACCCGGATCAGGCGTTTCCTCGGTGTGGAGGGTGATCTGGGCAGCAAGCTCGGCCTCCCTGACGACTTCATGGTGCAGGTGATCCGCACCACAGGGAATTACGGGGAGATCTACAACCGCCATCTCGGGCCCGACAGTGTGGTGCCGATTCCCCGCGGTCTCAACAATCTGTCCAGCCAGGGCGGCGTCTTGACAGCCCCTCCCTTCCAATGA
- a CDS encoding amino acid ABC transporter permease yields MAPSRNVRSRSLWQPRRHPLETAMSLVVLVLIAWVVWSTGAWLFTAADWSVVSENLPLFAVGSYPAEERWRPMVWLLLLVVITLATLLQPVAGSRLRFSGRALSLGWLAMLPIGWLLLSGGLGLPPVSTRDWGGLTLTLVLTGASGLMALPLGILLALGRRSRLALPRMLSRLYIDGLRAVPLIAVLFFGQLLLPLFLPVEIEINRVLRAVTAFALFAAAYVAEDVRGGLQAIPHTQTEAAQALGLSPWQTQRLVVLPQALRIAVPALTNQAIGLLQNTSLMAILGLVELLGISRSLLANPEYIGRYLETYVWLGGLYWVICTVMALLARQLEVKTATPSTSAERL; encoded by the coding sequence ATGGCGCCAAGCCGCAACGTCAGAAGCAGAAGCCTGTGGCAACCCCGGCGTCATCCGCTTGAAACAGCGATGAGCCTGGTGGTCCTTGTCCTGATCGCCTGGGTGGTCTGGTCGACAGGAGCCTGGCTGTTCACCGCTGCCGACTGGTCAGTCGTCAGCGAGAACCTGCCCCTTTTTGCCGTTGGCAGCTATCCGGCCGAAGAGCGCTGGCGCCCCATGGTCTGGCTTCTACTGCTCGTTGTGATCACTTTGGCCACACTGCTGCAGCCGGTTGCGGGTTCCCGTTTGCGCTTCAGCGGCAGGGCCTTGTCGTTGGGATGGCTGGCCATGCTGCCGATCGGCTGGCTGCTCCTCTCAGGTGGACTAGGCCTTCCGCCGGTGAGCACCCGGGACTGGGGAGGACTGACACTCACCCTGGTGCTCACCGGAGCCAGCGGACTGATGGCTCTTCCTCTGGGCATTCTTCTGGCCTTAGGCCGCCGCAGTCGTCTGGCACTGCCGCGCATGCTCAGTCGCCTCTACATCGATGGCCTGCGGGCGGTGCCATTGATCGCCGTGCTGTTCTTCGGTCAGCTGCTGCTGCCGCTCTTCTTGCCAGTGGAGATCGAAATCAACCGGGTGCTGCGCGCGGTGACCGCTTTCGCCCTGTTCGCAGCCGCCTACGTCGCGGAGGACGTGCGGGGTGGCTTGCAGGCCATTCCTCACACCCAGACGGAAGCCGCACAGGCCTTGGGCCTCAGTCCTTGGCAAACCCAACGCTTGGTGGTGCTGCCCCAGGCTCTGCGCATCGCTGTGCCAGCCCTGACCAATCAGGCCATCGGTCTGCTGCAAAACACCAGTTTGATGGCAATTTTGGGCCTCGTTGAGTTGCTGGGCATCAGCCGCAGCCTGTTGGCCAACCCCGAGTACATCGGGCGATATCTGGAGACTTACGTCTGGCTGGGAGGTCTCTATTGGGTGATCTGCACCGTGATGGCTTTGCTGGCCAGACAACTTGAAGTCAAGACCGCCACACCGTCCACATCCGCCGAGCGTTTATGA
- a CDS encoding amino acid ABC transporter ATP-binding protein, with product MTVAVRADSISKSFQQGQRALDAVTLEVQHGEVLVVMGPSGSGKSTLIRTFNGLEAIDGGQLEVVGLSLDADQDERQIRRIRRRVGMVFQQFNLFPHLTILDNITLAPRRVNQVPRIDAEERAHGLLAQMGIADQATKFPAQLSGGQQQRVAIARALAMDPELMLFDEPTSALDPERVKEVLDAMRQLASDGMTMVVVTHELGFAREVADRVLFMDAGRVVELSDANSFFTQAKEERSRRFLNQMDH from the coding sequence ATGACCGTTGCCGTCCGCGCCGATTCGATCAGCAAAAGCTTCCAGCAGGGGCAACGCGCCCTGGATGCCGTGACCCTCGAGGTGCAACACGGCGAAGTGCTGGTGGTGATGGGTCCATCGGGGTCCGGCAAAAGCACCTTGATCCGCACCTTCAACGGCCTGGAGGCGATCGATGGCGGACAGCTCGAAGTGGTGGGGCTCAGCCTGGATGCAGACCAAGATGAACGCCAGATCCGGCGCATCCGCCGGCGTGTGGGCATGGTGTTTCAGCAGTTCAATCTCTTCCCGCATCTGACGATCCTCGACAACATCACCCTGGCGCCTAGACGGGTGAACCAAGTGCCCCGGATCGATGCCGAAGAGCGTGCTCACGGCCTTCTAGCCCAGATGGGAATCGCCGATCAGGCGACTAAATTCCCCGCCCAACTCAGCGGTGGCCAACAACAACGGGTGGCGATCGCCAGAGCCCTGGCGATGGACCCAGAGCTGATGCTGTTCGATGAGCCCACCAGCGCCCTCGACCCGGAACGGGTCAAGGAAGTGCTCGATGCGATGCGTCAGCTGGCATCCGACGGCATGACGATGGTGGTCGTGACCCATGAACTGGGATTCGCCCGTGAGGTGGCCGACCGGGTGTTGTTTATGGATGCCGGCCGTGTGGTCGAGCTCAGCGATGCCAACAGCTTCTTCACGCAAGCCAAGGAAGAACGCAGCCGGCGCTTCCTCAACCAGATGGACCATTGA
- a CDS encoding thermonuclease family protein produces the protein MPRFRFDAFAARLIPRLLLSAAILGASLTPEAKAEPHPRQSVTVLAVNNGQEVLVDLGDQARAVRLACVQAPLAQQQPWARLASEQLQRELPVNSEVILELRARDVYGRLVARLLIEDNDVAQPLLRQGAVFAYDGYLGRCDDLPYVDLEAQAKNASRGIWRVKGGLERPWDLIEASGGMLTP, from the coding sequence ATGCCACGGTTCCGTTTTGACGCTTTCGCGGCTCGCCTGATTCCCCGGCTGCTGCTTAGTGCGGCGATCCTCGGTGCAAGCCTCACTCCCGAAGCAAAAGCAGAGCCGCACCCGCGTCAATCCGTCACGGTTCTGGCGGTCAACAATGGCCAGGAGGTGCTCGTCGATCTGGGTGATCAGGCGCGTGCGGTGCGCTTGGCCTGTGTCCAGGCGCCTTTGGCCCAGCAGCAGCCGTGGGCTCGCTTGGCGTCAGAGCAGTTGCAGCGTGAACTTCCTGTGAACAGCGAGGTCATCCTGGAATTGCGCGCCAGGGATGTGTACGGACGTCTGGTGGCCCGTTTGCTCATTGAGGACAACGATGTCGCTCAGCCACTGCTCAGGCAGGGAGCCGTCTTCGCTTACGACGGCTATCTCGGTCGTTGTGATGACCTTCCTTATGTCGATCTGGAAGCGCAGGCAAAGAATGCCTCCCGTGGAATCTGGCGTGTGAAGGGAGGTTTGGAGCGCCCTTGGGACCTGATTGAAGCCTCGGGCGGCATGCTGACGCCCTGA
- a CDS encoding HdeD family acid-resistance protein yields MNSRRIAAVLLLVAAVAALLLPFASATLLTIGIGGIAFAAGMGQLLRLGAENGVQAKLFRVLSALLYIGGSIFILIDPIDSEISLTLFAGVLLLVEGVMELASGATASGPASGLIVVDGILTALFGVLLVVEWPSDSLWALGTLFGAALFLSALNLFRAPAEQAGS; encoded by the coding sequence ATGAACTCTCGACGCATCGCAGCTGTGCTGCTGCTCGTCGCCGCAGTGGCCGCACTCCTTCTGCCCTTTGCTTCAGCCACGCTGCTGACGATCGGCATCGGCGGCATCGCTTTTGCAGCAGGCATGGGACAGCTGCTGAGACTTGGCGCCGAGAACGGTGTTCAGGCCAAGCTGTTCCGCGTCCTATCTGCGCTGCTGTACATCGGTGGTTCGATCTTCATCTTGATCGACCCGATCGACAGCGAAATCAGCCTCACGCTGTTTGCAGGTGTGCTGCTGCTGGTGGAAGGCGTGATGGAACTGGCCTCCGGCGCGACGGCATCCGGTCCTGCATCCGGGCTGATCGTGGTGGATGGAATCCTGACGGCATTGTTCGGAGTGCTGCTGGTGGTGGAATGGCCTTCCGACAGTCTGTGGGCACTGGGCACCCTGTTTGGGGCAGCCCTGTTCCTGTCTGCGCTAAACCTGTTCCGGGCTCCGGCTGAACAAGCCGGCAGCTGA
- a CDS encoding SulP family inorganic anion transporter has protein sequence MATGSVPRQLNIGFGNPFKDLLSGLVVAFAMIPEAIAFSGIAGVDPQVGLFGAFLLSITIAFVGGRSAMITSATGSTALLMTGLVATGEARGPGLGLTYLLVAGVVTGILQILWGWMRLAYQMRFVPLGVLSGFVNALALLIFQAQLPELGINLHFGETQAAGHGHAVILSGVQLPIIWGLVLLGLVIIYGLPRLTRLVPSQLVAIVVLTAISMVFNLAENFGIPTVSGLGDLPTGLPVPSWPFGSPEDMKVPFSLETLGIVLPTALAISLVGLMETFLTQDILDDRTDSNSNKNVEARGQGIANIVSSLFGGMAGCALVGQSVMNIDNGGRTRLSTLFSGISLLTMILVARPWLQQIPMAALVAVMISIAVSTADVAGLKRIRSIPKSDTAVMLMTFAVTMLTTPHNLALGVIAGVALAGILFSRKVAKVIRVEAVDVTPNLRRYVVTGQLFFVSKIYFMQGFDVHDHPSQITIDMSAAHIWDQSGVGALNQLIRKLQKGGSQVEVVGLNKESLDLFERIGSQPAGEHG, from the coding sequence ATGGCCACAGGATCCGTGCCACGACAGTTGAACATTGGTTTCGGCAATCCCTTCAAGGACCTGCTGTCAGGTCTGGTGGTGGCCTTCGCAATGATTCCCGAGGCGATCGCCTTCTCCGGCATCGCCGGAGTCGACCCGCAGGTGGGTCTGTTTGGCGCCTTTCTGCTGTCGATCACCATCGCTTTTGTTGGCGGTCGATCGGCAATGATCACTTCCGCCACGGGCTCCACAGCTCTTCTGATGACAGGCCTGGTGGCCACCGGCGAAGCCCGCGGTCCGGGTCTTGGACTGACTTATCTCCTGGTGGCTGGCGTGGTCACCGGCATCCTGCAAATCCTTTGGGGGTGGATGCGACTGGCGTATCAGATGCGCTTCGTGCCGCTGGGTGTATTGAGCGGTTTCGTCAACGCGCTGGCCCTGCTCATCTTCCAAGCGCAATTGCCGGAATTAGGCATCAATCTGCATTTCGGAGAAACGCAAGCAGCTGGACATGGCCATGCAGTGATCCTCAGTGGTGTGCAACTGCCGATCATCTGGGGGCTGGTTCTGCTGGGTCTGGTGATCATTTATGGCCTGCCCCGTCTGACGCGGTTGGTGCCGTCTCAGCTGGTAGCCATCGTGGTGCTAACAGCAATTTCCATGGTCTTCAACTTGGCGGAAAACTTCGGTATTCCGACAGTGAGCGGCCTCGGTGATCTGCCGACAGGACTGCCAGTACCGAGCTGGCCCTTCGGTTCACCTGAAGACATGAAGGTGCCCTTCAGCCTGGAAACCCTGGGCATTGTGCTTCCCACAGCCCTGGCCATTTCACTGGTGGGGCTGATGGAAACCTTCCTCACCCAGGACATCCTGGATGACCGCACCGACAGCAACTCCAACAAGAACGTGGAGGCACGGGGTCAAGGGATCGCCAACATCGTGTCGTCACTATTCGGTGGCATGGCTGGCTGTGCCTTGGTGGGTCAGTCGGTGATGAACATCGACAACGGTGGACGCACGCGCCTGTCGACCCTGTTTTCCGGCATCAGCCTGCTGACCATGATCCTGGTCGCCAGACCCTGGCTTCAGCAGATTCCAATGGCCGCCCTGGTGGCCGTGATGATCAGTATCGCTGTGAGCACGGCAGATGTGGCCGGTCTGAAGCGGATCCGCTCAATCCCCAAAAGCGACACGGCCGTGATGCTGATGACCTTCGCGGTCACCATGCTGACCACACCCCACAATCTGGCCCTAGGCGTGATCGCCGGTGTGGCCCTTGCCGGCATCCTGTTCAGCCGCAAGGTGGCCAAGGTGATCCGTGTGGAAGCGGTGGATGTCACGCCCAACCTGCGCCGTTACGTGGTGACTGGGCAGCTGTTCTTCGTCAGCAAGATCTATTTCATGCAGGGATTTGACGTGCATGACCACCCCAGTCAGATCACGATTGACATGTCTGCTGCTCACATCTGGGATCAGAGCGGCGTCGGTGCCCTCAATCAACTGATCCGCAAACTGCAGAAGGGTGGATCGCAGGTGGAGGTTGTTGGTCTCAACAAAGAGAGCCTGGATCTCTTTGAAAGGATCGGTAGCCAGCCCGCAGGAGAGCACGGCTGA
- a CDS encoding AEC family transporter, which translates to MLNLLWEMGPCLIVGALIGRWRPQWIAPLATPLVRFGVPVSLMGLLLHGGLNGSLLGMAMLAVTVIAVMLTLLRLATPFAAALSHPDLQLGSCIGNTAYFGVPAALALLPAEALPVSIGYDFGATLLAWGLGPLWLTRKQASNEQDRRWQRLIGHLSASPATRGLLGALIVMATPWHQAISEALWLPSRAVIVLALAVVGMRLGSIASRNAPRLDVSLTTPLICKLLLFPALMLMVSLALPLPGVARQALVLQAAAPTAISVLLMAESEQLNAAASAQLILRSTLLALISVPLWSLLLRPLGGTPGM; encoded by the coding sequence GTGCTGAACCTCCTCTGGGAGATGGGTCCCTGCCTGATCGTGGGCGCCTTGATCGGTCGCTGGCGACCGCAGTGGATTGCGCCTCTGGCGACACCACTCGTGCGTTTCGGGGTGCCGGTGAGCCTGATGGGCCTATTGCTGCATGGCGGCCTGAACGGCTCGCTGCTGGGCATGGCGATGCTGGCCGTCACCGTGATTGCGGTCATGCTCACCCTGCTGCGCTTGGCGACACCCTTCGCGGCGGCCCTCTCCCATCCCGATCTGCAGCTAGGCAGCTGCATCGGAAACACGGCGTACTTCGGCGTCCCCGCTGCCCTGGCACTGCTACCGGCTGAGGCCTTGCCGGTCAGCATCGGCTACGACTTCGGCGCCACCCTTTTGGCCTGGGGGCTTGGCCCTCTCTGGCTCACCCGCAAGCAAGCATCCAATGAACAAGACCGCAGGTGGCAAAGGCTGATCGGTCACCTGAGTGCCAGCCCAGCCACCCGCGGCCTGCTCGGCGCGTTGATCGTGATGGCCACCCCTTGGCACCAGGCGATCAGCGAGGCACTGTGGCTGCCCTCAAGGGCTGTGATCGTGCTGGCCTTGGCCGTGGTGGGCATGCGCCTGGGAAGCATTGCCTCACGAAATGCTCCGCGCCTCGACGTGAGCCTCACCACGCCGCTGATCTGCAAACTGCTGCTATTTCCGGCGCTGATGCTGATGGTCAGCCTGGCGCTTCCACTGCCAGGCGTTGCGCGCCAGGCGCTTGTGCTTCAGGCCGCCGCTCCAACGGCAATTTCGGTGTTGCTCATGGCGGAGTCCGAGCAGCTGAACGCGGCAGCATCGGCGCAACTGATCTTGCGCAGCACCCTGCTGGCGTTAATCAGCGTGCCGCTCTGGAGCCTGCTGCTTCGTCCGCTTGGCGGAACACCCGGAATGTGA
- a CDS encoding alpha-ketoglutarate-dependent dioxygenase AlkB — protein sequence MLDDDAPESINWTHARTWLSPSTSREWMDRCVQQIQWDQPQVRVYGRWHRVPRLTAFLADHDVAYRYSGAVHRGEGWPAWFQPLLEQVSQRCSAPFNGCLFNLYRDGEDRMGWHADDEPEIDDAFPIASLSLGATRDLQFRHRISGRRHDLPLADGDLLLMDCRCQQQWMHGLPVRKRVREPRLNLTFRVFRQADEAAGSRAAR from the coding sequence ATGCTCGATGACGACGCTCCTGAATCCATCAACTGGACGCATGCGCGCACCTGGCTGAGCCCCTCCACCAGCCGTGAATGGATGGATCGTTGCGTGCAGCAGATCCAGTGGGATCAGCCGCAGGTGCGGGTGTACGGGCGTTGGCATCGGGTGCCCCGGCTAACAGCTTTTCTGGCTGATCACGATGTGGCCTATCGCTACAGCGGAGCGGTTCATCGTGGTGAAGGCTGGCCAGCATGGTTTCAGCCCCTGCTGGAGCAAGTGAGTCAGCGCTGTTCCGCTCCCTTCAACGGTTGTCTGTTCAATCTCTATCGCGACGGTGAAGACCGCATGGGCTGGCATGCGGATGATGAGCCTGAAATTGATGACGCCTTTCCGATTGCGTCCTTATCGCTCGGCGCAACCCGTGATCTGCAGTTTCGACATCGCATCAGTGGCCGTCGCCACGATCTTCCTCTGGCCGATGGCGATCTGCTGCTGATGGATTGCCGCTGCCAGCAGCAGTGGATGCATGGGTTGCCGGTTCGTAAGCGGGTGCGTGAACCGCGTTTGAATCTCACATTCCGGGTGTTCCGCCAAGCGGACGAAGCAGCAGGCTCCAGAGCGGCACGCTGA
- a CDS encoding ABC transporter permease subunit: protein MKLRRSTWFQLLLTVAVLTVVGILVNNLSVNLIRTGLGLSFRWLWRPAGFALGEHPLPYDPGDSTAWALVMGWLNSLRVIGCSMVVATALGVSAGAARRSLNPLLCRLAALYVGVIRQIPLLLQLLFWYFVAFLGLPSEPLAPLGALIRLSNQGIGILGLNLSVEFAAVLVGLSVFTGASIAEIVRGGLDAVPTGQWEAFRSLGLSETMGMRKVVLPQALPAILPALSSQYLNLAKNSTLAIAVGYADLYAVSDTAITQTGRAIEGFLILLVSFLVLNLLINAGMQILNRIVLVPGRRT from the coding sequence ATGAAGCTGCGTCGCTCCACCTGGTTCCAGCTGCTGCTGACGGTCGCGGTGCTCACCGTGGTGGGAATCCTGGTGAACAACCTGTCGGTGAATCTGATCCGCACAGGGCTCGGCCTCAGTTTTCGCTGGCTCTGGCGCCCAGCAGGGTTCGCTCTGGGCGAACATCCGCTGCCTTATGACCCCGGCGACAGCACCGCCTGGGCTCTGGTGATGGGGTGGCTGAACAGCCTGCGTGTGATCGGCTGCAGCATGGTGGTGGCCACTGCCCTGGGGGTCAGCGCAGGCGCGGCGCGGCGCAGTCTCAATCCACTGTTGTGCAGGCTCGCGGCGCTCTACGTCGGTGTGATCCGCCAGATCCCACTGTTGCTGCAGCTGCTGTTCTGGTATTTCGTGGCCTTCCTTGGCCTTCCCTCAGAACCTCTGGCGCCTCTGGGGGCTCTGATCCGTCTCTCCAATCAGGGCATCGGCATCCTCGGACTCAATCTGAGCGTGGAATTTGCAGCCGTGCTCGTTGGTTTGAGCGTGTTCACGGGGGCGTCGATCGCCGAAATCGTGCGTGGTGGCCTGGACGCGGTCCCGACTGGTCAATGGGAAGCCTTCCGCAGCCTTGGATTGAGCGAAACCATGGGCATGCGAAAGGTGGTGCTGCCACAGGCGTTGCCGGCCATTCTTCCGGCCCTGAGCAGTCAGTATCTGAATCTCGCCAAGAACAGCACCCTGGCCATCGCCGTGGGATACGCCGATCTCTATGCCGTCAGCGACACGGCCATCACCCAGACGGGCAGAGCGATCGAAGGCTTTCTGATCCTGCTGGTCAGTTTTCTGGTGCTCAATCTGCTGATCAATGCAGGCATGCAGATCCTCAACCGAATCGTGCTGGTTCCCGGCCGACGGACGTAA
- the arsJ gene encoding organoarsenical effux MFS transporter ArsJ encodes MKLSPLQQYGIVTANYWAFTLTDGALRMLVVFHFHQLGYSTLEIAFLFLFYELFGVITNLYGGWIGARYGLRLTLWVGTLLQILALLMLVPVAASWPKLLSVIYVMAAQAISGIAKDLNKMSAKSAIKTVVPETPADQQQGQQQLFKWVAILTGSKNALKGVGFFLGGVLLTAFGFNAAVGSMAAGLALAFLLTLVLPGEIGKMKSKAAFSSLFSKSQGINVLSLARFFLFGARDVWFVVALPVFLEASLGWGFGEIGGFLGLWVIGYGIVQGSAPALRRLWGQTSSPGASALQFWSALLTAIPALIAVALWRQVEVSIAITAGLAAFGVVFAMNSSIHSYLVLAYTDTESVSLNVGFYYMANAAGRLVGTLLSGAAFMLGRSAAAGMQACLWTSSLLVLLSALTCLKLPRIQPIVSNRATAT; translated from the coding sequence ATGAAACTCTCCCCTCTGCAGCAGTACGGCATCGTCACCGCCAATTACTGGGCGTTCACGCTCACTGATGGCGCTCTGCGCATGCTGGTGGTGTTCCACTTCCACCAGCTCGGCTACTCCACCCTCGAGATTGCCTTCCTGTTTCTCTTCTATGAATTGTTCGGGGTGATCACCAACCTCTATGGGGGCTGGATTGGTGCCCGCTATGGGCTACGGCTCACTCTCTGGGTGGGCACGCTGCTGCAGATCCTGGCGTTGCTGATGCTGGTGCCCGTCGCTGCCAGCTGGCCGAAACTATTGAGCGTGATCTACGTGATGGCCGCCCAGGCGATCAGCGGCATCGCTAAAGACCTCAACAAGATGAGCGCCAAGAGCGCCATCAAGACCGTCGTGCCGGAAACCCCGGCTGATCAGCAGCAGGGGCAGCAGCAGCTGTTCAAGTGGGTGGCGATCCTGACGGGATCCAAGAACGCCCTCAAGGGTGTGGGTTTCTTTCTCGGTGGGGTGCTGCTCACCGCCTTTGGCTTCAATGCAGCTGTGGGTTCGATGGCTGCAGGCCTGGCCCTCGCCTTCCTGCTCACGCTGGTGCTGCCCGGGGAGATCGGAAAGATGAAGTCCAAGGCCGCCTTCTCTTCGCTGTTCTCCAAGTCCCAGGGCATCAACGTGCTGTCGCTGGCCCGCTTCTTCCTGTTCGGTGCCCGGGATGTCTGGTTTGTGGTGGCGTTACCGGTGTTTTTGGAAGCGTCTCTGGGGTGGGGTTTCGGAGAGATCGGCGGCTTCCTCGGTCTCTGGGTGATTGGCTACGGCATCGTCCAGGGATCGGCGCCGGCACTGCGACGGCTCTGGGGGCAGACCAGCTCCCCTGGTGCTTCAGCCTTGCAGTTCTGGAGTGCGTTGCTCACGGCGATTCCGGCTTTGATTGCGGTGGCGCTCTGGCGTCAGGTGGAGGTGTCGATTGCAATCACCGCAGGCCTCGCCGCTTTTGGGGTGGTGTTCGCCATGAATTCGTCCATTCACTCCTACCTGGTGCTCGCCTACACCGATACCGAGAGCGTGAGCCTCAATGTGGGTTTCTATTACATGGCCAATGCGGCTGGGCGTCTCGTTGGAACCCTGCTGTCGGGAGCGGCGTTCATGCTGGGACGGTCGGCGGCCGCCGGAATGCAGGCCTGTCTCTGGACGTCTTCACTGTTGGTCTTGCTGTCGGCATTGACCTGTCTGAAGCTGCCGAGGATTCAGCCCATCGTCTCGAATCGAGCGACAGCAACCTGA
- a CDS encoding ArsJ-associated glyceraldehyde-3-phosphate dehydrogenase, with protein MRIGINGFGRIGRLVFRALWGRPGIELVHVNDPAGDASAAAHLLEFDSVHGRWDRGITSSATGFSVEGSPLTWSSEQDPTAVPWAERGVEMVLEASGAIKTPETLNPYFEQVGLKRVVVACPVKGVVAGEEALNIVYGINHHFYEPARHKLVTAASCTTNCLAPVVKVVHESFGIEHGLITTIHDITNTQVPIDSFKSDLRRARSGLTSLIPTTTGSAKAIAMIFPELKGKLNGHAVRVPLLNGSLTDAVFELKQSVTAEQVNAAFKTAADGPLKGILGYEERPLVSCDYTNDNRSAIVDALSTMVVDGTQLKVYAWYDNEWGYSSRMADLVAHVVGLEV; from the coding sequence ATGCGCATCGGCATCAATGGCTTTGGACGGATTGGTCGCCTGGTGTTCCGTGCCCTCTGGGGCCGGCCTGGCATCGAGCTGGTGCACGTCAATGATCCCGCCGGCGATGCGTCAGCAGCGGCCCACCTGCTGGAGTTCGATTCCGTGCATGGGCGCTGGGACCGAGGCATCACCAGCAGCGCTACTGGCTTCAGCGTGGAGGGATCCCCACTCACCTGGTCCAGCGAACAAGACCCCACCGCCGTGCCCTGGGCTGAACGCGGTGTGGAGATGGTGCTCGAGGCCAGCGGCGCGATCAAAACGCCGGAGACCCTCAACCCCTATTTCGAGCAGGTGGGTTTGAAGCGTGTGGTGGTGGCCTGTCCGGTGAAGGGTGTGGTCGCCGGTGAAGAGGCGCTCAACATCGTTTATGGGATCAATCACCACTTCTATGAACCGGCGCGGCACAAGTTGGTGACGGCCGCCTCCTGCACCACCAACTGCCTGGCACCGGTGGTGAAGGTGGTGCACGAGAGCTTCGGCATCGAACACGGTCTGATCACCACCATTCACGACATCACCAACACCCAGGTGCCGATCGATTCTTTCAAAAGCGATCTGCGTCGGGCGCGCTCCGGGCTCACCTCACTGATCCCCACCACCACCGGTTCGGCCAAGGCGATCGCGATGATCTTTCCCGAGCTGAAGGGCAAGCTCAACGGTCACGCTGTGCGTGTTCCCCTGCTGAATGGATCGCTCACCGATGCGGTGTTCGAGCTCAAGCAGAGCGTCACGGCAGAGCAGGTGAATGCGGCATTCAAGACCGCGGCAGACGGTCCGCTCAAGGGAATCCTGGGTTATGAGGAGCGCCCACTGGTGTCGTGTGACTACACCAACGACAACCGCAGCGCGATCGTCGATGCCCTCTCGACGATGGTGGTGGATGGCACGCAGCTGAAGGTCTACGCCTGGTACGACAATGAATGGGGCTACAGCAGCCGCATGGCCGATCTGGTGGCCCATGTGGTGGGGCTTGAGGTATGA